In the Engystomops pustulosus chromosome 2, aEngPut4.maternal, whole genome shotgun sequence genome, one interval contains:
- the LOC140116943 gene encoding histone H1A-like yields MAETAPAAAAPPAAEPAAKAKKQPKKAAAAKKSAKKPSGPSVSELIIKAVSASKERSGVSLAALKKALAAGGYDVDKNNGRLKLAIKSQVTKGTLLQVKGSGASGSFKLNKKQLDTKDKAAKKKPAAAKPKKPAAASAKKAPKSPKKPKKAPSAAKSPKKAKKPAAAAAKSPKKAAKKPKAAPKPKKVTKSPAKKAAKPKAAAAKSPAKKKAATKAKKPAAKK; encoded by the coding sequence ATGGCAGAAACCGCGCCCGCCGCCGCAGCTCCCCCTGCCGCCGAACCGGCCGCCAAGGCCAAGAAGCAGCCCAAGAAGGCCGCTGCCGCCAAGAAGAGCGCCAAGAAGCCCTCCGGCCCCAGCGTCTCCGAGCTCATCATCAAAGCCGTGTCCGCCTCCAAGGAGCGCAGCGGGGTGTCCCTGGCCGCCCTCAAGAAGGCCCTGGCTGCCGGCGGCTACGACGTTGACAAGAACAACGGCCGCCTCAAGCTGGCCATCAAGTCGCAGGTCACCAAGGGCACCCTGCTCCAGGTCAAAGGCAGCGGCGCCTCCGGCTCCTTCAAGCTCAACAAGAAGCAGCTCGACACCAAGGACAAGGCGGCCAAGAAGAAGCCCGCAGCGGCCAAGCCCAAGAAGCCGGCCGCCGCCAGCGCCAAGAAAGCGCCCAAGTCTCCAAAGAAGCCCAAGAAGGCTCCCAGCGCCGCCAAGAGCCCCAAAAAGGCCAAGAAGCCTGCAGCAGCGGCGGCCAAGAGCCCCAAGAAAGCGGCCAAGAAGCCTAAGGCCGCCCCGAAGCCCAAGAAAGTCAccaagagcccggctaagaaggcggccaagcccaaagctgctgccgccaagagcccggctaagaagAAGGCCGCTACTAAAGCCAAGAAGCCCGCGGCCAAGAAGTAA
- the LOC140116944 gene encoding histone H2A type 1-like translates to MSGRGKQGGKVRAKAKTRSSRAGLQFPVGRVHRLLRKGNYAERVGAGAPVYLAAVLEYLTAEILELAGNAARDNKKTRIIPRHLQLAVRNDEELNKLLGGVTIAQGGVLPNIQAVLLPKKTESSKPAKSK, encoded by the coding sequence ATGTCTGGACGTGGCAAACAAGGAGGAAAGGTCCGCGCTAAGGCCAAGACCCGCTCATCCCGGGCCGGCCTGCAGTTCCCCGTCGGTCGTGTGCACAGGCTCCTCCGCAAGGGCAACTACGCCGAGAGAGTGGGGGCCGGCGCTCCAGTCTACCTGGCCGCCGTGCTCGAGTACCTCACCGCTGAGATCCTCGAGCTGGCCGGCAACGCCGCCCGGGACAACAAGAAGACCCGCATCATCCCCCGACACCTGCAGCTGGCCGTGCGCAACGACGAGGAGCTCAACAAGCTGCTGGGAGGAGTCACCATCGCCCAGGGAGGCGTCCTGCCCAACATCCAGGCCGTGCTGCTGCCCAAGAAGACCGAGAGCAGCAAGCCCGCCAAGAGCAAGTGA
- the LOC140116942 gene encoding histone H4, whose amino-acid sequence MSGRGKGGKGLGKGGAKRHRKVLRDNIQGITKPAIRRLARRGGVKRISGLIYEETRGVLKVFLENVIRDAVTYTEHAKRKTVTAMDVVYALKRQGRTLYGFGG is encoded by the coding sequence ATGTCTGGACGCGGCAAAGGAGGAAAGGGGCTCGGAAAAGGAGGCgccaagaggcacaggaaggtgCTGCGTGATAACATTCAGGGAATCACCAAGCCCGCCATCCGCCGCCTGGCTCGCAGAGGAGGCGTCAAGCGTATCTCCGGCCTCATCTACGAGGAGACCCGCGGCGTCCTCAAGGTGTTCCTGGAGAACGTCATCCGGGACGCTGTCACCTACACCGAGCACGCCAAGAGGAAGACCGTCACCGCCATGGACGTGGTGTACGCGCTCAAGCGCCAGGGCCGCACTCTCTACGGCTTCGGAGGTTAA
- the LOC140119955 gene encoding histone H3-like, translating into MARTKQTARKSTGGKAPRKQLATKAARKSAPATGGVKKPHRYRPGTVALREIRRYQKSTELLIRKLPFQRLVREIAQDFKTDLRFQSSAVMALQEASEALRNMMALYN; encoded by the coding sequence ATGGCCAGAACCAAGCAGACCGCCCGCAAGTCCACCGGAGGCAAAGCGCCCCGCAAGCAGCTGGCTACCAAGGCCGCCAGGAAGAGCGCGCCCGCCACCGGCGGAGTCAAGAAGCCTCACCGCTACCGCCCCGGCACCGTGGCTCTCCGTGAGATCCGCCGTTACCAGAAGTCCACCGAGCTGCTCATCAGGAAGCTGCCCTTCCAGCGCCTGGTCAGAGAGATCGCTCAGGACTTCAAGACCGACCTGCGCTTCCAGAGCTCTGCCGTCATGGCGCTGCAGGAGGCCAGCGaggcgctacggaatatgatggcgctatacaatTAA
- the LOC140119927 gene encoding histone H2B type 1-O: MPDPAKSAPAPKKGSKKAVTKAQKKDGKKRKRSRKESYAIYVYKVLKQVHPDTGISSKAMGIMNSFVNDIFERIAGEASRLAHYNKRSTITSREIQTAVRLLLPGELAKHAVSEGTKAVTKYTSAK, encoded by the coding sequence ATGCCTGATCCCGCCAAGTCCGCCCCAGCGCCCAAGAAGGGCTCCAAGAAAGCCGTCACCAAGGCCCAGAAGAAGGACGGCAAGAAGCGCAAGAGGTCCAGGAAGGAGAGTTACGCCATCTACGTCTACAAGGTGCTCAAGCAGGTGCACCCCGACACCGGCATCTCCTCCAAGGCCATGGGCATCATGAACTCCTTCGTCAACGACATCTTCGAGCGCATCGCAGGGGAAGCCTCCCGCCTGGCTCACTACAACAAGCGCTCCACCATCACCTCCCGGGAGATCCAGACCGCCGTCCGCCTGCTGCTGCCCGGAGAGCTGGCCAAGCACGCCGTGTCCGAGGGCACCAAGGCCGTCACCAAGTACACCAGCGCCAAGTAA
- the LOC140119905 gene encoding histone H3, with product MARTKQTARKSTGGKAPRKQLATKAARKSAPATGGVKKPHRYRPGTVALREIRRYQKSTELLIRKLPFQRLVREIAQDFKTDLRFQSSAVMALQEASEAYLVGLFEDTNLCAIHAKRVTIMPKDIQLARRIRGERA from the coding sequence ATGGCCAGAACCAAGCAGACCGCCCGCAAGTCCACCGGAGGCAAAGCGCCCCGCAAGCAGCTGGCTACCAAGGCCGCCAGGAAGAGCGCGCCTGCCACCGGCGGAGTCAAGAAGCCTCACCGCTACCGCCCCGGCACCGTGGCTCTCCGTGAGATCCGCCGTTACCAGAAGTCCACCGAGCTGCTCATCAGGAAGCTGCCCTTCCAGCGCCTGGTCAGAGAGATCGCTCAGGACTTCAAGACCGACCTGCGCTTCCAGAGCTCTGCCGTCATGGCGCTGCAGGAGGCCAGCGAGGCCTATCTGGTCGGCCTCTTCGAGGACACCAACCTGTGCGCCATCCACGCCAAGAGAGTCACCATCATGCCCAAAGACATCCAGCTGGCCCGCAGGATCCGCGGCGAGAGGGCCTAA